Proteins encoded in a region of the Triticum dicoccoides isolate Atlit2015 ecotype Zavitan chromosome 3A, WEW_v2.0, whole genome shotgun sequence genome:
- the LOC119270293 gene encoding uncharacterized protein LOC119270293 — protein MDGDGRAPAAAAAASAASVLGDDDLLREILIRLGFPNFLVRAALVSKGWLHHASDPAFLRRFRERNPPRVLGVCAGYSVRPFKFVPLPQPPELAALSRRAASSCAHAFARGGQRIEHCRNGRLIVESLRKGTFKHSVLAPLLSGEPEAALPPIPPTRRHPQEPTQGAFTQIFLPEDGGRDGITLVNLWKVQREVRAEVYVLGSGGWGVPTTAMTEIELQYAATFFAKMLPPVHGKVFVVTGFGYTLGLDLATATFVILQLPAGVRYNYMLSSAEGSGIYLVTADRFQLSVWLHRMTGDNHGAGGWLLVDTFSVLEACARLAGDSWVPCEYLNVAAVGDNADFVFLDHPSSGVIFYVQPSSRVVKMVYQRMADEHECTSVAVRISPVMTIWPPIFPALNIGHDQEGIVRAVRSLDRR, from the exons ATGGACGGCGACgggcgggctccggcggcggccgcggccgcaTCGGCGGCGTCGGTCCTCGGCGACGACGACCTCCTCCGCGAGATCCTCATCCGCCTCGGCTTCCCCAACTTCCTCGTCCGCGCCGCCCTCGTCTCCAAGGGGTGGCTCCACCACGCCTCCGACCCGGCCTTCCTCCGCCGCTTCCGCGAGCGCAACCCGCCCCGCGTCCTCGGCGTCTGCGCCGGCTACTCGGTGAGACCGTTCAAGTTCGTGCCTCTCCCGCAGCCCCCGGAGCTCGCCGCCCTCTCGCGCCGCGCGGCCTCCTCCTGCGCCCACGCCTTCGCCCGCGGAGGCCAGCGCATCGAGCACTGCCGGAACGGCCGCCTCATCGTCGAGTCCCTCCGCAAGGGAACATTCAAGCACTCCGTCCTCGCGCCGCTGCTCTCCGGGGAGCCCGAAGCGGCCCTCCCACCGATCCCGCCGACCCGCCGTCACCCGCAGGAGCCCACCCAGGGGGCATTCACTCAGATTTTCCTGCCCGAGGATGGGGGGCGCGACGGCATCACCTTGGTGAATCTGTGGAAGGTCCAGCGAGAAGTCCGTGCGGAGGTGTACGTGCTGGGATCCGGCGGATGGGGCGTCCCTACCACCGCCATGACAGAGATAGAGCTCCAGTATGCTGCAACCTTCTTTGCAAAAATGCTACCACCCGTCCATGGCAAGGTCTTCGTGGTGACCGGCTTTGGGTACACCCTGGGTCTAGATTTGGCCACGGCAACGTTCGTGATACTACAGCTACCAGCTGGAGTGCGGTACAATTACATGCTCTCATCCGCGGAGGGTTCCGGAATCTATCTTGTCACTGCGGACCGGTTTCAGCTCAGCGTGTGGCTTCATCGGATGACAGGTGACAACCATGGTGCAGGCGGTTGGCTCTTGGTGGACACGTTTTCTGTTCTCGAAGCATGCGCACGTCTTGCGGGTGACAGTTGGGTGCCTTGTGAATATCTTAATGTTGCTGCCGTCGGAGACAATGCTGACTTTGTGTTCTTGGATCATCCATCAAGCGGTGTTATCTTTTATGTTCAACCCAGTAGCAGGGTGGTTAAGATGGTGTATCAGAGGATGGCAGATGAACATGAGTGTACAAGTGTGGCTGTACGCATCTCTCCTGTTATGACGATCTGGCCGCCTATATTCCCAGCACTGAACATAGGACATGATCAAGAG GGGATTGTTAGGGCTGTCAGATCTCTCGACAGAAGATGA